In a genomic window of Saccharothrix sp. HUAS TT1:
- a CDS encoding helix-turn-helix transcriptional regulator has product MTDHRKRELGAFLRARRERLKPQDVGLDTGGRRRTPGLRREEVAQLSGVGLTWYTWLEQGRDIPSSRQVIEALATTLRLDDDDRDHIFELAGLRAAEPRSPDGELPSLVQRVLDNLMPNPAYVFDQRLDILAWNAAQAMLWLDPAKVEPAERNLLWLIFTDPMVRSLLVDWESAAGSVLGQFRAAAGRNSSDHRYVEIADRLRRVSPEFGKRWDSYPVAEFDVEVNRLDHPKVGRIDLDLLHLRLVEHPTLTVVLQTPVGPVDSARIATLLDRYE; this is encoded by the coding sequence ATGACAGACCACCGCAAACGTGAGCTGGGCGCGTTCCTGCGCGCCCGGCGGGAACGGCTCAAGCCGCAGGACGTCGGACTGGACACCGGCGGCAGGCGGCGCACACCCGGGCTGCGCCGGGAGGAGGTCGCGCAGCTGTCCGGCGTCGGCCTGACCTGGTACACGTGGTTGGAGCAGGGCCGCGACATCCCGTCGTCCCGGCAGGTGATCGAGGCCCTGGCCACGACCCTGCGGCTGGACGACGACGATCGCGACCACATCTTCGAGCTGGCCGGGTTGCGCGCGGCCGAACCGCGCTCCCCCGACGGCGAGCTGCCCTCGCTCGTGCAGCGGGTGCTGGACAACCTGATGCCGAACCCGGCGTACGTGTTCGACCAGCGGCTGGACATCCTGGCGTGGAACGCGGCGCAGGCGATGCTGTGGCTGGACCCGGCGAAGGTCGAGCCGGCCGAGCGCAACCTGCTGTGGCTGATCTTCACCGACCCGATGGTCCGATCGCTGCTGGTGGACTGGGAGTCCGCGGCCGGCAGCGTGCTCGGCCAGTTCCGGGCCGCCGCCGGTCGCAACAGCTCCGACCACCGGTACGTCGAGATCGCCGACCGGCTGCGCCGGGTGAGCCCCGAGTTCGGCAAGCGCTGGGACTCCTACCCGGTCGCCGAGTTCGACGTCGAGGTCAACCGGCTCGACCACCCGAAGGTCGGCCGGATCGACCTCGACCTGCTGCACCTGCGGCTGGTCGAGCACCCGACGCTGACCGTCGTGCTCCAGACGCCGGTCGGACCGGTCGACTCGGCCCGCATCGCGACCCTCCTCGACCGGTACGAGTGA